Within Mytilus edulis chromosome 10, xbMytEdul2.2, whole genome shotgun sequence, the genomic segment tgcaaatttttatataaatttttctggCGAAGAAAATTGTTTAACTGCTCTTCATGAAATTTTTACTAGCTTCAgagttttaataatttaattttaccaGGACAGTCAGATTTCgacaattttcatatatatatatatttattgaatatagtgatttttaattttaatggtGACTTTTTTTGTGACTTGTATGTTTTTACggaatatatttgaaatttttatagaattttaaGCTTTTTAGTGTCTCATAAGTCGTTTTTATGGCTtaatattgattgttttatgtgtatatatttatataatgttgcttatatttatgtcaatcaatatgtgacactttaataaactatttacttacttacttacttacatgATCACAAAGAAAGTAATTACACAATCCTGATTTGATTCTTGATTGATTCTATTAAATTATGAACATTAAATCTTGTATCTGTCTTATTTGTAGAGCTCATTGCAATTTTGGGGATTAAAACAATACTTGTCATATCATCGCAATTTGTGTAACAATTCATTATGGATAATTCATCTGTATCAAAgtttcttatttaataaaaaaaaataataggcaATTGTGCTGCATATCTAtctaatttataaacaaaatcatCGGTAATTTTTTTCCCaacaaattgaaatgaaatatcaTCATACAGAAACTAGGTTATTATCGttgtgtttttaaaaaataaaataagaaattccCGTGCCGGTGGGATAGGGAGCTTACATATGATGACAGATATGACAACCTTTATTGTTCTGTGTTGTTTATTAACTTAGATCAAACACTCATGTGTGATATGGCTATTCTTAATCACAAAATGttattatttctttgtttatttaacCCCCTTAATTTATCCTTTACAACCTATCTAACACCTTTATTTTAAACTTTACaagcatattttaaaattattttctctgTTATTCGACAATCAAATTTGCGAAACTTAACcccctgagatcacccctagtttttgttggggtacgtgttgtttattctttagttttctatgttgtggtatGTGTACTATAAGTTAcgcagtgtgcaattgtcctaatacgagaatttattgACCcaataaattctcgtattaggacaattgaacactgtgtaacgaatttatcctgattttgttatacattattacatattattatatttaaattcaattttaggacaatatcaaccaaaaatattacattccagcagcacctgcatacggggtatatatctcccaattgatacgatgttcccgtgcttgcatttcctatcatgattatcttgatagagggttgctgctcacaaggaaactattgaaccaagagttcgAAATGGTGAATTtaaaatcatcctttcgtaaattgtacggacgccatcacgagtttgttgaccgttatggaataaccgtttcacaaatgatatcggatatgttccttacgtcgtaactacaaacccttccctttcatgaatgtgacctaccgaattagactatttaccggattttttatcacataagcaacacgacgggtgccacatgttgagcaatatctgcttacccttccggatcacctgagaacACCCCTAGGTTTTTGatggtgttcgtgttgtttattctttagttgtctatgttgtgtcatgtgtacttttgtttgtctgttagtctttttcatttttagccatggcgttgtcaggtttttttttttagattaatgagtttgactgtacctttgGTGTCTTTGTCACTCTTTCATAGATATTTAATCTGaaactgtgaaaaattaaaaatattaagacTATAAAGCaactaaatttttattatttgttttaggtcaatggtataagggagataattccaattgacgtaataaataagggagataatttcaattAACGTgaaaaaaattgtactgaaatttattcgGACAATAtaaaccaatcaaattgcgagaaattactctaaatcaggataaaattgtttgtctgtttgtccttttcattttttgccatggcgttgtcagtttattttcgatttatgaatttgactgtccctctggtatcgttcgtccctcttttaaagaagCTTTATTTTTCTATTCTCAGGATTTATGTTTCTACAAGGCTATGCAGTAAACCAGGAAATTGTAAAAGAAATCCGACAACATACACGTGCTTTGGctgattttactttaaaaatgaaatCGGGTATGGACTTGACATTTCAAAAGGTGCATGATGCGATGTGCAAAATAAATGACGAAATAATGTTAGCTTGTAGTCGTATTAGCAGTATTGAATCAAAACAAAACGAACAACAAACAGATATTGGTAACTTGAATAAAGACGTTAGTGTTTTATATGATAGGACATTAGCTATTGGAAACGTCCAAGACGAACATGCACTGAAGATTGCAGAAAATGTTTCCAACACAGTCGCAATTGCTAAAAGTGTTAAGATATTAAATATAGGGAATGAATCTACGGTTAAAAAAGTGAGTAAGCTTGAAAACGAACATAAAATAATAAAGGACGATATATCggacataaaaacaaacataactGAAATAAAGGATAACattgaagatttaaaaaattatatgcCGATGACTAAACCAAGCGGTGGAAAAATGTTTTATCCACCAAATCGACAAGAAACATTTGTTGCTCGAAAACTGGAATTATGTAAAATCAATGACAGCTGCATTGATAAAAGAGATGGAAATCACACTTTGGTGATATGCGGTTTAGGTGGTTCTGGAAAGACAACGCTTGCAATTGAATTTGCATGGCGGTCACAAGAATTCTATCCAGCCGGTGTGTTTTGGATGTCAGCAGAGACACAAGATACATTAGAAGATTCACTGACAACATTAGCAATAGATGTTGATACAACTGGAAAAGACTTTAGAGAAACCTTTAAAAGAACCCTCAAATGGTTGTCAAGATTGAACGAAAGATGGCTTTTAATTGTTGATAATACCGACGAGGAATACCTTTCTGACAATATTAAAGAATTATTAGGATCTTGGAAACGGAAAACTCGTGGGCATATCATTGTAACTAGCCGACGTGAACCTAATGCAATTGAAGATTCGATGCTTGTAAAGATAGAAGATTGCATTTGTCTAAATGTTTTTGCAAAAGAAGAAGCATTAGATTTTCTTACACGAAGAACAGGAATAAGTTGCGACATTGAAGGCGGTATCATAATTTCACTAGTAGACGAGCTTGGGGGTTTGCCATTGGCCTTGGAACAAGCAGCGGCCCACATAAAAAGCATAAAATGCTCTTTTAGTGAATACGTTAGCAAATTCGAAAAGAAACGATTGAAATTATTGAAGTCAGCACCCTCTATATTGAAAATGGACAAGAATAGGCTAGCGATAACGACAACTTGGCAACTGAACTTTGAATACATTTCTATGCAATCAAAAAACGAAGGCCTTGGTATGGCTGCTGCAACAGTTATGTTGATTGCATCTTTTTTATTCGCTGATGATATTCCTAAAGAACTTTTTAATGTAGGAAGTCCATTTGTGGAAGATAGCAATTTGGTTGAAGTTCTTGGGGATGGAATGGGATGTAAACAGATAATTGAAATCTTGACTAGATTCTCTTTGTTTCAGCGAGTAGATGATACGTCTCTATCAGTTCATAGGTTAGTTCAGGAGGTCATTAGAGATAATATGCTCGACCAAGATCGATGTTTGATTCTTCAACACGCTATACGTATGGTAAATAAAGCGTTACACTCTAGCCAATCTCCTGCAGATGTTCTTTACAACATTGCTTTAAACACAAGGGTTGAAAGAGAATCACTCGTCAAATGGAACAAGTTTGCAGCCAATGCAAATGCAATAAAgttatttgttttcaatcttaAGAAAGATGATATCCAGGAAAACCAACTTTTGTTTAACAAGGAAGTTTTGAAGATATTACAGACAACAGCATTATATCACAGCATTTATCAACGACAAGCTATAGCACTTGCAGACCAGGCTCAGATGATTCGAATAATGACAACTATTAACGTTGATACAAAATGTTACAATGACCTTACAAGTATAAAGATACCACTCCTCCAACGAGACAGGGAGACAATTTTAGACTGTTTAGTATCTATTTTACCTGTAAAAACTGAAGAAACTTGTAACATTACAACAGTCATCACATCTGAAGCTGATACCTATAGAATACTTGGAAATGAAGCATTCAAAGAGAAGAGGTATCATGAGGCTATACGATATTACACCGAAGGCATGAGGTCCTGCCCTATTAAATATATTGATAAAAGATTATTCTCGAACAGAAGTTTAGCTTATATTCGCATTAGAAACTTTTTTCATGCCTTTTCTGATGCAAATATGTGTATTGAAATTGCACCTGATAATTGGAAAGGATACTGTTGGAAAGCCTATGCCGTTTCGGGAATGATAGAAGATGGATTGTTTCCTCCTACCATGGAAGCTATGGGTCTAGCTTCTGCATGTATTGCATCATATAGATATCCTCCTTGTATCTTTAAATACTACATGAAAATTTGTTATCCCGTAATGAATTATAAACTGGTAGAAAAACCAGAATGTTTACGACAAGACATCATGTGTATAACAGACAGACCATTTACTACATTGCTGTTGCGGAAAGGAAAGTATGTATTCACTGAACAACTCATTACAACAAAAAGTATCCAGGTCATTGGTATAGAAGACGGCATTGATATTGACACAGGTCCAGGTTTCGAAATTCGTCGTGTTCCAAGAATTACAGCTGATATTGAACCTGAGAAAACgataaaaacacattttgaaaACGTAAATTTTGTTTCGGGAAATAGTATTACGATTAATGCGAATTCTAGTGCaacattttataaatgtacattttCGAACGGGAAAAAAGGTTGTGATGCTTTTCCAAAGTGCACAGGCAATAAAGGATGTATCAATCcaatgaaatgcaaaaaaaactaCCAGGAAGATATTTTGCTTTTTGGAAATGTTTTTTTTGGTGAAACTGGTTTTCCTGGAATAGTTGCAGACAACGGAGGAACTGCATATCTAGATACATGTGTGCTAAAAGGGTGTGGAGGTGGTGGCGTTTTGTCAGTAAGAAAAGGTTCTTtcttggaagtaaaaaaatccaCTATTCAAAATATGAGACAAATGGGAATAGAAGCCAGAAATGAAGGCGCAGTTAAAGTAAGTAAAAATACCATATCACATAATCAGACACATGGAATTGCTATTGGACCAAATGGTTATGGTTTTATAGAAGAAAATATAATTCAAGGAAATGGGTCTGAAGGCATATGGTGTGGACGGGTATTTGATTcacataaatctaaaacaatgaacgaaaatgGTGCTTCAAGAGCTGTTTTGATTAATAACGATATAGGACAAAATGGTCTTTCAGGTATATCATGTAATGGTTGTTACATCGAAATCAAAGGAAATAGAATCTTTTCTAATAATTATTGGGGCATGATTGTGAGAGCGAGATCTTCTGCTTATATTCTTAATAATGACATTTTTGATAACAAATGTGGTGGAATCAGACATGACCAAAACTATACTGCTTCAGTAATAATTGATGGGAACACAATAAGAGACCACACTGGCCCAGGTGTTTATACAGTGAATTCAACAGAAGtctttaacataaaaaataagTCGAACGTGTCAGCTATTTATGTGGGGAGCGGTGAAATATTTGGATATTCAAGACCGCCGATAATAACTAGTACCAATTTTCTTAGAAATAATGATGAAGTGAGACAACATCCAAAAGATGACGTTCGTTTGGTCGAAGCCTGTAGTTTTTGCCGTCATGTTTTTCAGAATATGAAATCATGTGCAAAATGTAAAAAAGCAACATACTGTTCAAAAGAGTGTCAAACTAAACATTGGATTCTACATAAACATATGTGTAAGCTTTTGAGCAGTGCATACGTTGTAGAAGTTCAGATGTCAGAAACGGAAATAAATTGTCTTGGGGGACCTCCATCCCAACGTGGTCCTGATATGTTATACGTCAGAACATTTAATTCTAAACTTAAAGGAATATTAGAAGGATCACCCCCAGACAGAAGCAGTTGTAAGCGTTTTATAGTAAAGATTCAATCTGGAAAGGAATATCAATTTCCAAATCCACAGAAAAAACTAATTGTTTATGACCAAACTGTGACACTTGACATCCAGTTTGTTAATCCAACTTTGTACCATCTTTGTATGGAATGCGGAGTACTTGCAAGTAGAAAATTAAccacgaaaaaaatattttgctggGCATCATTCAAAAATAATGGAAAAACCCTGTGTTTCCATACAGATAACCTTCCTCCATTTCAAACGTGGTGACAAATTAGATTAAATCTAAGGAGACTAACTCCAAGGACTGTAGTCATGTACAATGTTTATTTAGTGTAGTTATAAAACGTTCGATTCATATTCTATTACCAATCAAAGACGTTTCTGTGGCAAAACTACACaaatcatatatttcatgataaaGGTATACAATGTATTACTTAGTTAACTAGGTTACTATTTTGACGGAGGAGGAGTGTTTCATCTggaaaagaatcatcagtgacgttcgaaaaaaaatgaaaaaggcaatATTCagttggaattttttttaaatgataaaatattatctatattttaatttccgtctgATCGTAAAAAGTTTCTAGCCCTTTAATAGGGTACCCCCTCATTTTACGGTTTTGGGAAGTCAccttaaaatctaaaaaatgtCAGGTTCTTTGCGTAAATATTTTCGATGCACATATCGGTATGataaagacataaatataataccatccccgaataaaacttttaaattaaaagttggcAGTTTTTTAAATGGAATCtcgatacatttttcttttaaaatgaaaaaaaatgattcaaaaacagtTTCACATTTGGaggacaaaatattttattgctaTACTGCATGAAAATTTTGATGGGAAAATTCcatacaattttgtcaaaaaactgaaaaatgaaaacatcacATGTATCTTTTTCTTAATGCTAAATTTTGATATCCGTCAATcagttaaatcattttttttcttctccacAATGAATTTAATAGTTTTGATGTAATTATGTACATTTATTTGATTAGTTtatcatttttttggttttttaagTGTGATTTGTGTATTGTCTGTAAATAAGTTGTATTTTTGTTGATCCATTTTGGACTTTTTATAATATTGTGTgctaaataaaaatacattgtatgtcaatttTCAACCTCAGAGCAATAACTATGCCTGCGAGTGGTCGGGAAAGAAGTTTGATCGTCATTTTATTTtgatggttttatgagaataaactattcACCTATCTATATCCCTCCCtacgcctatatcaccctgctcagTCGCTCCGTGATTCCGATATCACGGCTTTGAAACGAGAGCAGGCATTATCAGCGATGAAACA encodes:
- the LOC139490490 gene encoding uncharacterized protein, coding for MENFRNGGDIEEELKTEIVEIFTSGSNSTVIINADLEDNQKRWLIIGISIQLVLSPTLRKYTEPFVHNLYNSIQHAHGIQTQTYPSQLNQEPNSTRVLNYEAINNNHLIPRAHGHIGKYDYKVINHVEFSKLFLQTFMAQYTAFDETCDLSALCGMIINIDKFPQTVKNVVAKLRSDVRNPWAHCNFDEWNSLRYQTAFQILHQLVGCLQLSATDEAPILAELTKWETNGFMFLQGYAVNQEIVKEIRQHTRALADFTLKMKSGMDLTFQKVHDAMCKINDEIMLACSRISSIESKQNEQQTDIGNLNKDVSVLYDRTLAIGNVQDEHALKIAENVSNTVAIAKSVKILNIGNESTVKKVSKLENEHKIIKDDISDIKTNITEIKDNIEDLKNYMPMTKPSGGKMFYPPNRQETFVARKLELCKINDSCIDKRDGNHTLVICGLGGSGKTTLAIEFAWRSQEFYPAGVFWMSAETQDTLEDSLTTLAIDVDTTGKDFRETFKRTLKWLSRLNERWLLIVDNTDEEYLSDNIKELLGSWKRKTRGHIIVTSRREPNAIEDSMLVKIEDCICLNVFAKEEALDFLTRRTGISCDIEGGIIISLVDELGGLPLALEQAAAHIKSIKCSFSEYVSKFEKKRLKLLKSAPSILKMDKNRLAITTTWQLNFEYISMQSKNEGLGMAAATVMLIASFLFADDIPKELFNVGSPFVEDSNLVEVLGDGMGCKQIIEILTRFSLFQRVDDTSLSVHRLVQEVIRDNMLDQDRCLILQHAIRMVNKALHSSQSPADVLYNIALNTRVERESLVKWNKFAANANAIKLFVFNLKKDDIQENQLLFNKEVLKILQTTALYHSIYQRQAIALADQAQMIRIMTTINVDTKCYNDLTSIKIPLLQRDRETILDCLVSILPVKTEETCNITTVITSEADTYRILGNEAFKEKRYHEAIRYYTEGMRSCPIKYIDKRLFSNRSLAYIRIRNFFHAFSDANMCIEIAPDNWKGYCWKAYAVSGMIEDGLFPPTMEAMGLASACIASYRYPPCIFKYYMKICYPVMNYKLVEKPECLRQDIMCITDRPFTTLLLRKGKYVFTEQLITTKSIQVIGIEDGIDIDTGPGFEIRRVPRITADIEPEKTIKTHFENVNFVSGNSITINANSSATFYKCTFSNGKKGCDAFPKCTGNKGCINPMKCKKNYQEDILLFGNVFFGETGFPGIVADNGGTAYLDTCVLKGCGGGGVLSVRKGSFLEVKKSTIQNMRQMGIEARNEGAVKVSKNTISHNQTHGIAIGPNGYGFIEENIIQGNGSEGIWCGRVFDSHKSKTMNENGASRAVLINNDIGQNGLSGISCNGCYIEIKGNRIFSNNYWGMIVRARSSAYILNNDIFDNKCGGIRHDQNYTASVIIDGNTIRDHTGPGVYTVNSTEVFNIKNKSNVSAIYVGSGEIFGYSRPPIITSTNFLRNNDEVRQHPKDDVRLVEACSFCRHVFQNMKSCAKCKKATYCSKECQTKHWILHKHMCKLLSSAYVVEVQMSETEINCLGGPPSQRGPDMLYVRTFNSKLKGILEGSPPDRSSCKRFIVKIQSGKEYQFPNPQKKLIVYDQTVTLDIQFVNPTLYHLCMECGVLASRKLTTKKIFCWASFKNNGKTLCFHTDNLPPFQTW